A genomic stretch from Bifidobacterium sp. ESL0769 includes:
- a CDS encoding amino acid permease, protein MASIKERIFRKEDPSVYEQKDAHLKRTLRVRDFLALGLGTVLSTAIFTLPGTVAAQHAGPAVVLSFIAAGVVAGLVAFAYAEMASAMPFAGSAYSWINVIFGEFFGWIAGWALLAEYFIAVAFVGSGLSANFRGLIEPLGLKLPKMLANPFGTDGGIIDLVSVVAIVAVALLISRGASQTSRVENVLVVLKVIVILLFIVVGCTAIKPENYVPFIPKYHLNPDGSAFGGWQGIYAGVSMIFLAYIGFDSIAANSAEAKDPSKTMPRGIMGSLLIGVVLFAAVSLVLVGMFHYPLYANNAEPVGWALRKSGHVIIATIVQAVACLGMFAALIGMMMAGSRLLYSFGRDGLLPKWLGKINEKHLPNNALLALTVFAVIIGSIFPFAFLSQLISAGTLIAFMFVSLGIYGLRKREGKDIAEPGFKMPFYPVMPALAFIGSLVVFIGLSNDAKIYALGWFIFGLILYFCYGMRHSALNNKK, encoded by the coding sequence ATGGCGAGTATTAAGGAACGTATTTTCCGAAAAGAGGACCCCAGCGTCTATGAGCAAAAGGATGCTCATCTCAAGCGTACCCTGCGTGTGCGGGACTTCCTGGCCCTGGGCTTGGGAACCGTTCTGTCCACAGCAATCTTCACCCTGCCTGGAACGGTAGCGGCCCAGCACGCGGGTCCGGCGGTGGTGCTTTCCTTCATCGCCGCTGGCGTCGTCGCTGGTCTGGTGGCCTTCGCCTATGCTGAAATGGCTTCGGCGATGCCGTTCGCCGGTTCGGCCTATTCATGGATCAACGTTATTTTCGGTGAATTCTTCGGCTGGATCGCCGGCTGGGCCTTGCTGGCGGAGTACTTCATCGCCGTGGCCTTCGTCGGTTCGGGCCTGTCGGCCAATTTCCGCGGTTTGATCGAACCTCTGGGCTTGAAGCTGCCGAAGATGCTGGCCAATCCTTTCGGCACTGATGGCGGAATCATCGACCTGGTCTCCGTGGTTGCGATTGTCGCCGTGGCGCTCTTGATTTCCCGAGGAGCCAGCCAAACCAGCCGTGTCGAGAACGTTCTGGTTGTCTTGAAGGTCATCGTCATCCTGCTGTTCATCGTGGTTGGCTGCACGGCGATCAAACCGGAAAATTACGTACCGTTTATCCCCAAGTACCATCTCAATCCTGACGGGTCGGCCTTCGGCGGCTGGCAGGGTATATATGCCGGCGTCTCGATGATCTTCCTGGCGTACATCGGCTTCGATTCCATCGCCGCCAATTCCGCCGAAGCCAAGGACCCCTCCAAGACGATGCCCAGGGGAATCATGGGCTCCTTGCTGATCGGCGTCGTGTTGTTCGCGGCTGTCTCGCTGGTCCTGGTCGGTATGTTCCACTATCCGCTCTATGCCAACAACGCCGAACCAGTGGGCTGGGCGTTGCGCAAGAGCGGCCACGTGATTATTGCCACCATCGTGCAGGCAGTGGCCTGCTTGGGTATGTTCGCAGCGTTGATCGGCATGATGATGGCCGGTTCCCGTCTGCTCTATTCCTTCGGTCGTGATGGTCTGCTCCCGAAGTGGCTGGGCAAGATCAACGAGAAGCACCTGCCGAACAACGCTTTGCTCGCGTTGACGGTCTTCGCCGTGATCATCGGTTCCATCTTCCCGTTTGCGTTCTTAAGCCAGCTGATTTCTGCTGGCACCCTGATTGCTTTCATGTTCGTCTCGCTGGGCATCTACGGCTTGCGCAAGCGCGAAGGCAAGGATATCGCCGAACCCGGTTTCAAGATGCCGTTCTATCCGGTGATGCCCGCTTTGGCTTTCATCGGTTCTTTGGTCGTATTCATCGGGCTGAGCAACGACGCGAAGATCTATGCGTTGGGCTGGTTCATTTTCGGCCTGATTCTGTATTTCTGCTACGGAATGCGACATTCCGCCTTGAACAACAAGAAGTAA
- a CDS encoding MFS transporter — protein sequence MAIKGAKTYRNPSYLQSSTGIFMFFCSWGIWWSFFSIWLTSPAPKGMGMTAAQQGDIYSINSLVTLFIMFFYGIIQDNLGIKRRLVIVISCIAACVGPFAQFVYKPLLSAGGATKFIGVLLGSVVLSAGFMAGCSLVEAITERYSRHFGFEYGQSRAWGSFGYAVVALIAGPLFNIDMKWNFWLGSLFGLGMLCVYLFWRPEEQKEELKKEADPNAPRTNPTAKEMISVLGMGSLWALIIFMLFTNTFYTVFDQQMFPSYYKSLFATPAQGAEWYSILNAAEVFCESVMMGVVPIIMDHIGVRNALLLGAVTMFLRIGLCGVFHDPVMISIVKMFHAIETPLFCLPTFRYFTLHYDTKLSATLYMVGFQIASQVGQVIMSHPLGALRDALGPQKTFFTISGIVLLALIYGFFVIKKDNQQVGGDPFIRIKDRKKVEQEGEAIQAEAADDQLPA from the coding sequence CATCTGGTGGTCCTTCTTCTCAATCTGGCTGACCAGCCCAGCTCCCAAGGGTATGGGTATGACAGCCGCCCAGCAAGGCGACATCTACTCCATCAACTCATTGGTGACTCTGTTCATCATGTTCTTCTACGGCATCATCCAAGACAACCTCGGCATCAAGCGTCGCTTGGTAATCGTTATCTCGTGCATAGCCGCATGCGTCGGCCCGTTCGCGCAATTCGTCTATAAGCCCCTACTCTCGGCAGGCGGCGCCACCAAGTTCATCGGCGTGCTACTCGGCTCGGTCGTCCTCTCCGCAGGATTCATGGCCGGCTGCTCGCTGGTCGAGGCCATCACCGAACGTTACAGCCGCCACTTCGGCTTCGAATATGGCCAGTCCCGCGCTTGGGGCTCCTTCGGCTACGCGGTCGTCGCCCTTATCGCCGGCCCGCTTTTCAACATCGATATGAAGTGGAACTTCTGGCTGGGCTCGCTTTTCGGCCTCGGCATGCTGTGCGTCTATCTGTTCTGGCGCCCGGAAGAGCAGAAGGAAGAGCTTAAGAAGGAAGCCGACCCGAACGCCCCGCGCACCAACCCGACAGCCAAGGAAATGATTTCCGTGCTCGGCATGGGCTCGCTGTGGGCACTGATCATCTTCATGCTGTTCACCAACACCTTCTACACGGTCTTCGACCAGCAGATGTTCCCGAGCTACTACAAGAGCCTCTTCGCCACGCCGGCACAGGGTGCGGAATGGTACTCCATCCTGAACGCCGCCGAAGTGTTCTGCGAATCCGTGATGATGGGCGTTGTCCCGATCATCATGGACCACATCGGCGTGCGCAACGCGCTGCTTCTCGGCGCGGTGACCATGTTCCTACGTATCGGCCTGTGCGGCGTCTTCCACGACCCGGTGATGATTTCGATCGTCAAGATGTTCCACGCCATCGAGACCCCGCTCTTCTGCCTGCCAACGTTCCGTTACTTCACGCTGCATTACGATACGAAGCTATCGGCGACGCTTTACATGGTCGGTTTCCAAATCGCCTCTCAGGTCGGTCAGGTCATCATGTCGCACCCGCTCGGCGCCCTGCGTGACGCACTCGGCCCGCAGAAGACCTTCTTCACCATTTCCGGCATCGTTCTCCTCGCTTTGATCTACGGGTTCTTCGTAATCAAGAAGGACAACCAACAGGTGGGCGGCGACCCGTTCATCCGCATCAAGGACCGCAAGAAGGTCGAGCAGGAAGGCGAGGCCATCCAGGCTGAAGCCGCCGACGACCAGCTCCCGGCCTGA
- a CDS encoding sucrose-6-phosphate hydrolase, giving the protein MTTESPVYTPIRDHAEELAKAEAGVETLALERDDRWYPKYHIASNGGWINDPNGLCYFKGRWHVYYQLHPYGTQWGPMHWGHVSSADMVSWRREPIAMAPSLEQEKDGVFSGSAVIDDEGKLKFYYTGHRWNNGKDDTDGQWQVQMLAEAEDDDATKLNKLGMVIDCPRERVDSHFRDPKVWKQDGVWHLVHGVSTADHRGQIWAYTSTDMIHWDFQNVLYDDPDPDVFMLECPDFFPLKDKDGNTKWVIVFSAMGSKAKGYMNRNENNAGYMIGTWKPGEAFKPETEFRLLDCGANYYAPQSFEANGRRIMYGWMSPFSENAPMQSDGWCGQMTLPRECFLGEDGDLHTVPVPEIDKLRINTFDHVARPIEANEEALVDEDAEAVEIELNINLKNTTAERAGLKVHATPDGSYTYVAYDAQAGTVVVDRQAAARGDRGYRAAKLTDAELAADDLKLHVYVDRGSVEVYVNDGLHVLSSYSYPSEGKRAVKLSAESGVLAVDKLTVHDIKSIGLE; this is encoded by the coding sequence ATGACTACTGAATCTCCCGTTTACACCCCGATCCGCGACCACGCCGAAGAACTGGCGAAGGCCGAAGCCGGCGTCGAAACGCTCGCCCTTGAGCGCGACGACCGCTGGTACCCGAAGTACCATATCGCTTCGAACGGCGGTTGGATCAACGACCCGAACGGCCTGTGCTATTTTAAGGGCCGCTGGCACGTCTACTACCAGCTGCACCCCTACGGCACCCAGTGGGGCCCGATGCACTGGGGCCACGTTTCCAGCGCCGACATGGTTTCCTGGCGCCGCGAGCCCATCGCCATGGCCCCCAGCCTCGAGCAGGAAAAGGACGGCGTCTTCTCCGGCTCGGCCGTGATCGATGACGAGGGCAAGCTCAAGTTCTATTACACCGGCCATCGCTGGAACAACGGCAAGGACGACACGGACGGCCAGTGGCAGGTGCAGATGCTCGCCGAGGCCGAGGACGACGACGCCACCAAGCTCAACAAGCTGGGCATGGTCATCGACTGCCCGCGCGAACGCGTCGACTCCCACTTCCGCGATCCGAAGGTCTGGAAGCAGGACGGCGTCTGGCATTTGGTCCACGGCGTTTCCACCGCCGACCACCGAGGCCAGATCTGGGCCTATACCTCCACCGACATGATTCACTGGGACTTCCAGAACGTGCTTTACGACGACCCGGATCCGGATGTCTTCATGCTCGAATGCCCCGACTTCTTCCCCCTGAAAGATAAGGACGGCAACACTAAGTGGGTCATCGTCTTCTCGGCCATGGGCTCGAAGGCCAAAGGCTATATGAACCGCAACGAGAACAACGCCGGCTACATGATCGGCACCTGGAAGCCAGGCGAAGCCTTCAAGCCGGAAACCGAGTTCCGTCTGCTCGACTGCGGCGCGAACTATTACGCTCCTCAGTCATTCGAAGCCAACGGCCGTCGCATCATGTACGGCTGGATGAGCCCATTTTCCGAGAACGCCCCCATGCAGTCCGACGGCTGGTGCGGGCAGATGACCCTGCCGCGCGAGTGCTTCCTCGGCGAGGACGGCGACCTGCACACCGTGCCGGTGCCAGAAATCGACAAGCTGCGCATCAACACCTTCGACCATGTCGCCCGCCCGATCGAGGCCAACGAAGAGGCCCTGGTTGACGAGGACGCCGAAGCCGTGGAAATCGAGCTCAACATCAATCTGAAGAACACGACCGCCGAACGCGCAGGTCTCAAGGTCCACGCCACCCCCGACGGCTCCTACACCTACGTCGCCTATGACGCGCAGGCCGGCACCGTGGTCGTCGACCGTCAGGCTGCGGCCCGCGGCGATCGCGGCTACCGTGCCGCCAAGCTCACCGACGCCGAACTGGCCGCCGACGATCTCAAGCTGCACGTCTACGTCGACCGCGGCTCCGTCGAAGTCTACGTCAACGACGGCCTGCACGTGCTGAGCTCCTACAGCTACCCGTCCGAAGGTAAACGCGCAGTCAAACTTTCCGCCGAGTCGGGCGTCCTCGCCGTCGACAAGCTCACCGTCCACGACATCAAGAGCATCGGCCTGGAGTGA
- a CDS encoding BspA family leucine-rich repeat surface protein, which translates to MATNKKLVKVFGSVVALAMLCGTAAISASASDSSADGNDQNSSAQQANAKAGEKNKSAKNDGQAVGSGEAATHSKPQLQSGNGNGSKGETSKEPASVPDPQAPDTQKGASSQPRDVQNGINSQSQNVTNQPSQPSNDNHGPSSSQLGQKPSKPSASLTFADGGFTFKVVDGSLLQFRSDGSYTYRSFDATTTSASPKQVTLEKDGVKKYEYPYGSALGLVMMDSDGTLDTVRFDVPGNLVAHIDGGNKNGFSMTRNDEWREQTSVRKWGSATVTRNNVFTQSGRSEGDNYFIGDGTLGSYTDAPWYSGRWGETQMSNTAKIDFTDPQHTALPADSTRMFAYQRVEAIFDMDQISKLDTSKVTNMSSMFYSTPWLTDTAALKNWDTSKVTDMSNMFSETYVSEFTALSSWNLSQVKNMARMFYDARGLKSLGDVKNLKLGSLNDMTEMFALDGDIKDVSVLGTWDTSHVTSMKGLFSGARGYQDESPSTESLTELKGVDKINMKSVTDASQMFAYNQNLKSIGGIENLQVSNVNNIDSMFCDDWALTNLDLHAWNTKNLKNASDVFAMDIGIYYGHGMTGSEKKMPSKLTSVDLSGWDTSSAENLNSMFSGCSRLTEIKGIPEWNTASMTNINAMFKNCYKLSTLDLSHWDISHLKEAGYAFQNFGKDASNVNLDSLKGWNFAGRDVKVDRMFDGCAAKTLPIAGWSMGGVRSTENMFSNMPNLKTLDVSKWDTHSNEATVEMFLNDSKLESVDVSNWDTSKLWLMDGMFSGDSSLTSVGSMAHKSGSKVWDTSIVANAFNMFKDCPKLKSLDLSGWDLSQVHSDYQHEVHEGNNTTYHYNYGIDNMFSGDSGLESLDLSGWNISKVTTTNNVFAGTSSLKTLNLSGWDASKIKSFDNTFNGAGAPEGMKLDLSGWKVNNAVSVEMSMRDANVAALDLTGWDTTANTGFQPRFSAKLRQLTVGPKTALRPEYFVAGVEPGGVTRGFNQYSGQWAEASAKSSAEQACTASDGSSYTAQGEAWSSCGRASGSSATAAMIQRANANKSEATYVWEQGALVHFAGLDAKNPTAHYDDSRMAPKKLYGADGESIKVDGSATPVDVHGMALTLPQELKADGFSNVGWLRDGDVAANISAPGTRMWVPGGEQVVRAMWQISSPSKPNKPDKPNKPSNPVTPNKPDKPNKPSNPVTPSKPDNPTKPSNPGPANGAGNAGGNSATPSAPASPKIPSGTSGQQSLSAASGVAPQATAPQANTDKQPKANANKRNNGARPEPKKKPVCVPRNQSGTSSYEIDDSGYVEPSVVYCDDETTASAQSLMQTHPAFPWWIILLVVLAVLACYVATRRNQIVYAQHRGKDDSSR; encoded by the coding sequence ATGGCTACCAATAAGAAGTTAGTCAAGGTATTTGGTTCGGTTGTCGCTTTAGCCATGTTATGTGGAACCGCCGCTATTTCCGCGAGTGCAAGCGACTCAAGTGCGGATGGGAACGACCAGAATTCCTCCGCTCAGCAGGCCAATGCGAAAGCGGGCGAGAAAAATAAGTCTGCCAAGAACGATGGGCAGGCAGTTGGAAGCGGTGAGGCGGCCACCCACTCCAAGCCGCAACTTCAATCCGGGAACGGCAATGGTTCGAAGGGCGAAACGTCCAAGGAGCCCGCAAGCGTGCCGGATCCGCAGGCTCCGGATACCCAGAAGGGTGCAAGCTCTCAGCCTCGGGATGTCCAGAACGGCATAAATTCTCAGTCTCAGAACGTAACGAATCAGCCATCTCAGCCATCGAACGATAATCATGGCCCAAGTTCTTCGCAGCTCGGCCAGAAGCCAAGCAAGCCGAGTGCCAGCCTTACTTTTGCCGATGGTGGGTTCACGTTCAAGGTGGTCGATGGTTCGCTGCTCCAGTTCCGCAGTGACGGCAGCTATACTTACCGTTCCTTCGACGCTACGACGACTTCTGCCAGCCCGAAGCAAGTAACTCTGGAAAAGGACGGCGTCAAGAAGTACGAATATCCGTACGGTTCGGCGCTGGGCCTGGTAATGATGGACTCAGACGGGACGTTGGATACCGTCCGCTTCGATGTGCCCGGAAATCTTGTCGCCCACATCGATGGTGGCAACAAAAACGGCTTTTCCATGACGCGTAATGACGAATGGCGTGAACAGACTTCCGTTCGGAAGTGGGGAAGTGCCACGGTAACCAGAAATAACGTTTTCACCCAGAGTGGCAGATCCGAGGGCGATAACTACTTTATCGGCGACGGCACGCTTGGCAGCTATACCGACGCTCCCTGGTACTCGGGTAGGTGGGGCGAAACTCAGATGTCGAACACGGCCAAAATCGACTTCACGGATCCGCAACATACCGCCCTTCCTGCCGACAGTACGAGGATGTTCGCTTACCAGCGCGTCGAAGCCATTTTCGACATGGACCAAATCAGCAAGCTCGATACCAGCAAGGTGACGAACATGAGCTCCATGTTCTACTCGACCCCTTGGCTTACGGATACCGCGGCGCTCAAGAATTGGGACACCTCGAAGGTGACCGATATGAGCAATATGTTCAGCGAGACGTACGTTTCGGAATTCACGGCGCTTTCAAGCTGGAACCTTTCGCAGGTAAAGAACATGGCACGTATGTTCTACGATGCGCGCGGCCTGAAAAGCCTTGGTGACGTGAAAAACCTCAAGCTCGGCAGCCTGAACGACATGACCGAGATGTTCGCGTTGGACGGGGATATCAAGGATGTGAGTGTCCTCGGCACTTGGGACACTTCGCATGTCACGTCGATGAAAGGCCTTTTCTCGGGCGCGCGCGGATATCAGGACGAGTCCCCGTCGACCGAATCGTTGACGGAACTCAAAGGCGTCGACAAGATCAACATGAAATCCGTGACTGACGCCAGCCAGATGTTCGCCTATAACCAGAACCTGAAGTCGATCGGCGGAATTGAAAATCTGCAGGTTTCCAACGTAAACAACATCGATAGCATGTTCTGCGACGATTGGGCGCTGACCAATCTTGATCTGCACGCGTGGAACACGAAGAACCTCAAGAACGCGTCCGATGTGTTTGCCATGGATATCGGCATCTACTACGGCCACGGGATGACGGGCAGCGAGAAGAAGATGCCGAGCAAGCTCACCTCCGTCGATCTTTCGGGCTGGGACACCTCTTCGGCAGAGAATCTGAACTCCATGTTTTCCGGCTGCTCGCGGCTTACCGAAATCAAAGGCATTCCGGAGTGGAACACCGCGTCCATGACCAACATCAACGCCATGTTCAAGAATTGCTACAAGCTTTCCACTCTCGATCTTTCCCACTGGGATATTTCCCATTTGAAGGAGGCGGGCTACGCGTTCCAGAACTTCGGCAAGGATGCGAGCAACGTCAATCTTGACTCGTTGAAGGGTTGGAATTTCGCCGGCCGGGACGTCAAGGTCGATCGCATGTTCGATGGTTGCGCGGCCAAAACGCTGCCCATCGCCGGTTGGAGCATGGGCGGTGTCCGATCCACTGAAAACATGTTCAGCAACATGCCGAACCTCAAGACGCTGGATGTCTCGAAATGGGACACGCACAGCAACGAGGCCACAGTTGAGATGTTCCTGAATGATTCGAAGCTTGAGTCGGTGGACGTCAGCAATTGGGACACCAGCAAGCTCTGGCTTATGGATGGCATGTTCAGCGGGGATTCCTCGCTGACGAGCGTCGGCAGCATGGCCCATAAGTCTGGAAGCAAGGTATGGGACACTTCCATTGTTGCCAATGCGTTCAACATGTTCAAGGATTGCCCGAAGCTCAAGTCATTGGACCTGAGCGGATGGGACCTGAGCCAGGTGCATTCGGATTACCAGCATGAGGTCCATGAAGGCAACAACACCACATACCATTACAATTACGGCATCGACAACATGTTCTCTGGCGATTCCGGACTTGAAAGCCTCGATCTTTCTGGTTGGAACATTAGTAAAGTGACGACTACGAACAACGTATTTGCCGGTACTTCGAGCCTCAAGACCTTGAATCTTTCTGGTTGGGACGCCAGCAAGATAAAGAGCTTCGACAACACCTTCAACGGTGCGGGCGCGCCTGAAGGTATGAAGCTCGACCTCTCCGGCTGGAAGGTCAACAACGCCGTCAGCGTCGAGATGTCGATGCGCGACGCCAACGTTGCCGCTCTCGACCTCACCGGTTGGGACACGACGGCGAATACCGGCTTCCAGCCGCGTTTTTCCGCCAAGCTCCGTCAGCTCACCGTAGGGCCGAAGACCGCACTGCGTCCGGAGTACTTCGTCGCCGGCGTCGAACCTGGTGGCGTCACCCGCGGTTTCAACCAATATAGCGGGCAATGGGCCGAGGCCAGCGCCAAGTCCAGCGCCGAGCAGGCCTGCACCGCCTCCGACGGTTCAAGCTATACGGCACAGGGCGAGGCATGGTCGAGCTGTGGGCGGGCTTCTGGAAGCAGCGCCACGGCGGCGATGATTCAACGGGCCAATGCCAACAAATCCGAGGCGACCTACGTTTGGGAACAAGGCGCACTGGTGCATTTCGCCGGCCTTGACGCCAAGAACCCGACTGCTCACTACGACGACAGCAGGATGGCTCCGAAGAAGCTTTACGGCGCTGACGGTGAATCGATTAAGGTGGACGGCTCCGCGACTCCCGTCGACGTGCACGGTATGGCCCTCACGCTTCCCCAGGAGCTTAAGGCCGACGGTTTCAGCAATGTCGGCTGGCTGCGCGACGGCGATGTGGCAGCGAATATCAGCGCTCCCGGCACCAGGATGTGGGTACCTGGCGGCGAGCAGGTAGTTCGGGCCATGTGGCAGATCTCCAGCCCAAGCAAGCCCAACAAGCCGGATAAGCCCAACAAGCCTAGCAATCCTGTAACGCCCAACAAGCCGGATAAGCCCAACAAACCCAGCAATCCTGTAACACCTAGCAAGCCGGATAATCCAACAAAGCCAAGCAACCCCGGTCCCGCAAACGGTGCCGGTAATGCGGGCGGCAACTCCGCAACGCCTTCAGCTCCGGCTTCCCCGAAGATTCCGTCCGGAACTTCCGGTCAGCAATCCCTTTCGGCGGCGTCTGGTGTAGCTCCGCAAGCCACGGCTCCGCAGGCCAATACCGACAAGCAGCCCAAGGCCAATGCCAATAAACGTAACAACGGCGCTCGGCCTGAGCCTAAGAAGAAGCCGGTGTGCGTTCCCAGGAACCAGTCCGGTACGTCATCATATGAGATTGATGACTCCGGCTATGTGGAGCCGAGTGTGGTGTATTGCGATGATGAGACGACCGCTTCGGCACAGTCTCTCATGCAGACGCATCCTGCTTTCCCGTGGTGGATTATTCTGCTCGTGGTCTTGGCGGTGCTCGCTTGCTACGTCGCCACGAGGCGCAACCAGATCGTCTACGCGCAGCACCGCGGCAAAGACGATAGCAGCCGTTGA
- a CDS encoding aspartate aminotransferase family protein, producing the protein MDNNQQLLAQESKVLSPAVRIQYFDIVIQKAKGALLTDADGRDYIDLLASASATNTGHCHPHVVEAIQKQAANLIQYTPAYFASGPEIELAQRLAKLAPMSGPVKVAWGNSGSDANDAIIKYSRAYTGRQYIVSYTGAYHGSTYGSMSISSVSLNMSRKMAPMLPGVVKVPYPDLHKRLPNESEDEFVERMIAAFKLPFETYLPAEEVAAIVIEPIQGDGGIIKAPQKYMDFLWKFAHEHGIVIAIDEVNQGMGRTGKWWSIQNFGLEPDLMTIGKSIASGLPLSAIIGRAEIMDSLGSPAVTYTTAGNPVTTAAANATLDVMEQEHLVERSAKLGPEVKAYFEKKRKQYDFIGDIRFYGLDGGIDIINPETGEGDQEATTKLIYRLYQLGVIIISLCGYILRFQPPLVITEDQLQQAFKAFDQALAELAEGKLSLPEDAGKIGW; encoded by the coding sequence TTGGATAACAATCAACAATTATTGGCCCAGGAGAGCAAGGTCCTGTCTCCTGCGGTGCGTATCCAATATTTCGATATCGTCATCCAAAAGGCCAAAGGTGCCCTGCTGACCGATGCCGACGGACGGGACTATATCGACCTGCTGGCCAGCGCGTCCGCGACCAATACCGGCCATTGCCACCCCCACGTCGTGGAGGCGATTCAGAAGCAAGCCGCCAATCTGATCCAGTACACGCCGGCCTATTTCGCCAGCGGTCCCGAGATCGAATTAGCCCAGCGCTTGGCCAAGTTGGCCCCGATGAGCGGACCGGTCAAGGTCGCCTGGGGCAATTCCGGCTCGGACGCCAATGACGCGATCATCAAGTACTCTCGCGCCTATACCGGCCGCCAATACATCGTCAGCTATACGGGTGCTTACCATGGCTCCACCTATGGCTCGATGTCCATTTCGTCGGTGAGCCTCAACATGAGCCGCAAGATGGCCCCGATGCTTCCGGGCGTGGTGAAGGTGCCGTATCCCGACCTGCATAAGCGCCTGCCCAACGAGAGCGAGGACGAGTTCGTCGAGCGGATGATCGCCGCCTTCAAGCTGCCCTTCGAGACCTATCTGCCGGCCGAGGAAGTGGCCGCGATCGTCATTGAGCCGATTCAGGGCGATGGCGGCATCATCAAGGCGCCGCAAAAGTACATGGACTTCCTCTGGAAGTTCGCGCACGAGCATGGCATCGTCATCGCAATCGATGAGGTCAACCAGGGCATGGGACGTACCGGCAAATGGTGGTCGATTCAGAACTTCGGCCTCGAGCCGGACCTGATGACCATCGGCAAGTCCATTGCTTCCGGTCTGCCGCTGAGCGCGATCATCGGGCGCGCGGAGATTATGGATTCCTTGGGCTCCCCGGCCGTCACCTACACGACCGCCGGCAACCCGGTCACCACGGCCGCAGCGAACGCCACGCTGGACGTCATGGAGCAGGAGCATCTCGTCGAGCGTTCGGCGAAGTTGGGCCCCGAAGTCAAGGCTTACTTCGAGAAGAAGCGCAAACAGTACGATTTCATCGGCGACATCCGTTTCTACGGCCTCGACGGCGGAATCGACATCATCAATCCCGAAACAGGGGAGGGCGATCAGGAGGCCACCACCAAGCTGATCTATCGCCTCTACCAATTGGGTGTCATCATCATCAGCCTTTGCGGTTACATCCTTCGCTTCCAGCCGCCGCTGGTCATCACCGAAGACCAGCTGCAGCAGGCCTTCAAGGCCTTCGATCAGGCTCTGGCCGAACTGGCGGAGGGCAAGCTGAGTCTGCCCGAGGACGCCGGGAAGATTGGCTGGTAA